A single window of Maylandia zebra isolate NMK-2024a linkage group LG2, Mzebra_GT3a, whole genome shotgun sequence DNA harbors:
- the znf518b gene encoding uncharacterized protein znf518b — protein MKPVSYQSMPSSVNGGHPNLSLDRVLTTSNVRYCEKCGFASTDASALEKHMVEHMGTRFYCFYCNDISYSEAELNAHLKRHTSKYPFKCPHCGQGYMRRLCLFKHIERLHNKSIIQVPAKPGVTKNPQDLVPSALTSLHAADPSSLRPVVRVTVPSPSVPAVRLGKDEQRAKTLETKVSNVTNGNPERLSPLNGLIQHNRALTVSLPEEVTIPAGCLVELVEVKTVNGTKELKLRLVSQQENESVIKDTRMTVSQNTALGKPLSSTLINHTNTVRPGSMSTSTINRKSCDTKMVNVERPAVVPVSISNNLPVTPVSKEKSGLKRVSPEIINLESNVVIPNKFPKNIISPVREGVNSGIRVTQTAPVSHVAPLPVISNRVTSRLNTTSLHPSSMVSQRVMDERKTLLPEYPKSVPSRRAGDTKNMQDMPVAMKVEPGNICFKSSTASKPIKEVAPSNQDRIKSTSPSIRSSIVPTVQVRPPICLVSKDNVPTQSFSLPKTINKLVSVKTPVFSNHAKSKSSTWMPEVRLNELAKERDVSEPESFPIISSVFSLSQQPEDAQGPIQPLVMALRGIVMDKSSSSVGTTQDQVKITNTEHMDKTLTLGPSPQVETKNKSFIRESLLTEPVEAKDHNKGVHHSPALTHNHVDIKEEKKIPLPPDDNKSSHSPASKSSTHEESNVAEHAKASETEEPLEQMVKSEQDSKFLTVTLKRVQVGVWKQTKKGLKLRISKYKTQVPVDSVTDCTVIYPMPLKVDQPVKRPGPNQPVVVLNHPKPRGSAQRMRADPFANTGASEVVPKCQILKMRLSKVMGQKYEVMGCTVRVFP, from the coding sequence ATGAAGCCTGTCAGCTATCAAAGCATGCCATCCTCTGTGAATGGTGGACATCCAAATTTGTCACTGGATCGCGTGTTAACCACTTCAAACGTGAGGTATTGTGAGAAATGTGGATTTGCGTCTACAGATGCCTCAGCGTTGGAGAAGCATATGGTTGAGCATATGGGGACAcggttttactgtttttattgcAACGATATTTCCTATAGTGAGGCGGAGTTAAACGCGCACCTGAAACGACACACTTCGAAGTATCCATTCAAATGTCCTCACTGTGGACAGGGCTACATGAGGAGGCTGTGCCTTTTTAAGCACATTGAACGTTTGCATAATAAAAGCATTATTCAGGTACCTGCTAAGCCTGGTGTGACGAAAAATCCGCAGGACCTCGTCCCCAGTGCCTTAACAAGCCTGCACGCTGCCGATCCGTCGTCGCTTCGGCCGGTTGTTCGGGTGACGGTACCTAGCCCGAGTGTACCTGCTGTCAGACTGGGAAAAGACGAACAGAGAGCAAAAACACTGGAAACGAAGGTATCGAATGTCACTAATGGCAACCCAGAACGTCTTTCCCCTTTGAATGGACTCATTCAGCACAATAGAGCTCTCACAGTTTCTCTGCCAGAAGAAGTAACAATTCCTGCTGGCTGCTTGGTTGAACTCGTTGAGGTGAAAACTGTAAATGGGACAAAAGAACTAAAGCTCAGGCTCGTTTCCCAACAAGAAAACGAGTCAGTGATAAAGGACACGAGGATGACAGTTTCTCAAAACACAGCGCTGGGGAAGCCATTGTCATCTACATTAATCAATCACACCAACACGGTGCGGCCTGGGAGTATGAGCACGAGCACTATTAACAGGAAATCATGTGACACAAAGATGGTGAATGTAGAGCGCCCCGCTGTTGTCCCGGTCAGTATTTCCAACAATCTCCCAGTGACTCCAGTGAGCAAAGAAAAGAGTGGACTGAAAAGGGTATCACCGGAAATAATCAACTTGGAGTCTAACGTAGTCATTCCTAATAAGTTTCCCAAAAATATCATCAGTCCTGTAAGAGAAGGGGTAAACAGTGGGATCAGAGTTACGCAAACAGCACCGGTGAGCCACGTAGCTCCTCTTCCAGTTATCTCCAACAGGGTCACCAGCAGGTTGAACACCACCAGCCTGCATCCAAGCAGCATGGTTTCTCAGAGAGTGATGGATGAGAGAAAGACCTTACTTCCAGAGTACCCCAAGAGTGTTCCATCCAGGAGAGCGGGTGACACGAAAAACATGCAGGATATGCCGGTGGCTATGAAGGTGGAACCCGGGAACATCTGCTTCAAGAGTAGCACTGCTTCAAAACCAATCAAAGAAGTGGCACCCTCGAACCAGGACAGGATTAAATCAACTTCTCCCTCCATAAGAAGTTCCATTGTTCCAACTGTCCAAGTGAGACCACCAATATGTCTCGTCAGTAAGGATAATGTTCCAACTCAGTCTTTTTCATTACCCAAGACTATAAACAAGCTTGTTTCAGTCAAAACTCCTGTTTTTTCAAATCATGCCAAGTCAAAGAGCTCAACTTGGATGCCGGAAGTCAGACTAAATGAGCTGGCAAAAGAGAGGGACGTTTCAGAACCTGAGAGCTTCCCCATCATATCCTCTGTGTTTTCATTGAGTCAGCAGCCAGAGGACGCCCAAGGTCCCATTCAGCCATTGGTAATGGCTTTGCGAGGCATAGTGATGGATAAAAGTAGCAGTTCTGTCGGTACGACTCAAGATCAAGTTAAGATAACAAACACTGAGCACATGGACAAGACCCTGACATTAGGGCCCAGCCCTCAggtggaaacaaaaaacaaatccttCATCCGTGAGTCGTTATTGACGGAGCCTGTAGAAGCAAAAGACCACAATAAGGGGGTTCATCACTCTCCTGCACTGACCCACAACCATGTTGAtatcaaagaggaaaaaaagatccCTCTACCACCAGATGATAATAAATCCAGTCACAGTCCTGCTTCAAAATCTTCAACACACGAAGAATCTAATGTTGCAGAACACGCAAAGGCATCTGAAACTGAAGAACCTCTTGAGCAAATGGTCAAAAGTGAGCAGGACTCAAAGTTTCTGACTGTCACCCTGAAGAGGGTGCAAGTGGGCGTGTGGAAACAAACCAAGAAGGGACTGAAACTTAGAATATCCAAATATAAGACTCAGGTACCTGTGGACAGTGTAACTGACTGTACAGTCATTTACCCAATGCCGCTGAAAGTGGACCAACCAGTGAAACGACCGGGTCCAAACCAGCCGGTGGTAGTGCTCAATCATCCGAAGCCTCGCGGCTCTGCACAGAGAATGAGAGCTGATCCTTTTGCAAACACAGGAGCTTCTGAAGTGGTTCCAAAGTGCCAAATCTTGAAAATGAGACTGAGCAAAGTGATGGGTCAAAAATATGAGGTGATGGGTTGCACCGTCCGAGTGTTTCCATGA
- the clnk gene encoding uncharacterized protein clnk: MDRSRAERNRTQRYANDVEEPEYDVVDNQEEVLSVRILPARPINDDQEYADRDLPRSSSAHNLSSLSPGNSNILPRCPSRETPFSTAPVINRDLKPGRQKMKTVTDRRIPPVPKGEQHSQRSLQSPSPFTLELVNVLSGKAPQQGCRRDREHGTTRNAEFSSHMKGPLSSESLTPGSYRHSLDLESHLERRTHQSLERVPSKRHHHEWPQTKEDFDQHDFVPMEKPQQTCEEDWYIGTCNRADAEHALHLVNKDGAFLVRDCSTNSNFEPLVLVVYHEKKVYNVKIRFVESTKKYALGTGYRSNDMFDSVADIIKFHSIFPITLVSGRTAMGNKYPDNCVLTFPITKGDVERLLQ; the protein is encoded by the exons ATG gATCGCAGCAGAGCAGAAAGGAACAGAACTCAAAGATATGCTAACGACGTAGAGGAACCAGAGTACGACGTGGTGGATAACCAGGAAGAAGTGCTTAGTGTACGCATTCTTCCTGCGAGGCCCATAAATGATGACCAAGAGTATGCAG ACAGGGATCTCCCAAGGTCATCATCAGCTCACAACCTTTCATCACTCTCCCCT GGAAACTCAAACATCCTCCCAAGATGTCCATCCAGAGAAACACCATTTTCAACAG CACCTGTGATAAATAGAGATCTGAAGCCTGGCCGACAAAAGATGAAAACAG TTACAGATAGGAGGATTCCACCTGTGCCAAAAGGAGAACAG CACTCACAAAG GAGTTTGCAATCACCGTCACCTTTTACCCTGGAGTTggtcaatgtcttgtctggaaAGGCTCCACAGCAAGGTTGCAGGAGAGA CAGAGAGCACGGGACCACTAGAAAT GCAGAGTTTAGTTCACATATGAAAG gtccacTCAGTTCTGAAAGTCTTACACCTGGCAGTTACAGGCATTCACTGGATTTGGAGTCTCACTTAGAAAGAAG gACCCATCAAAGTCTAG AAAGGGTCCCATCAAAACGCCATCACCATGAATGGCCTCAGACGAAAGAAGACTTTGACCAGCACGACTTTGTCCCAATGGAAAAGCCTCAACAG ACCTGTGAGGAAGATTGGTACATCGGGACATGCAATCGAGCAGATGCTGAGCACGCCTTGCACCTGGTGAACAAG GATGGTGCATTTTTGGTACGAGACTGCTCCACCAACAGCAACTTTGAACCCTTGGTATTGGTTGTGTATCATGAGAAGAAGGTTTACAATGTCAAAATTCGGTTTGTCGAGAGCACAAAAAAGTACGCATTGGGCACAGGATATCGTTCAAATGAT ATGTTTGACTCTGTGGCAGACATCATCAAGTTCCACTCCATATTTCCAATAACACTTGTCAGTGGGAGAACCGCGATGGGAAACAAGTACCCAGACAACTGTGTGCTGACATTTCCTATAACAAAAGGGGATGTTGAACGGTTGCTACAATAA